One genomic region from Culicoidibacter larvae encodes:
- a CDS encoding sensor histidine kinase, whose product MNGLNKLKQRKWSKLFYVIIAVYLVLIMLLSLLIFNIPTIYDTLTNNKVEEIKQEVLNVLDAGGSEAAMAEAFAAITESKSAELVVISPAAPIYSSMPTTDFALLNESISPDVLNYQGAFLYSGQDGTEYQVWLAVYQLSPQFLFEVVLAIVIGGVILLCAIIIVMIVIMFRNLISPLTRLRDNIFKLKEYRLNEVAPIDADSEYDLLSEELSYFTDDLRGKFDSIGVQYTLLERELQERQEVYRDKLQLVRALIHDLKAPLSIEEMQIDQVRKLVEGDAEATAILNEMEHNNQYLMSEIVDSLQILKQERGSAIAQKQDVDIIEVVRTMIRKFKPLFKERKIKHYLDGPRNLNIFIDPIQLKQLIHNVIANACSYTEAGGKFELEIYQQDSEIVLQAYNDLQDTSQIDFERVFDLFYSAGAENPNATGIGMYTIKTMVAANNGVCTFSPVGDGVCLEIRLPLGEPEAGDQHA is encoded by the coding sequence ATGAATGGGTTGAATAAGTTAAAGCAACGCAAATGGAGTAAGTTGTTTTATGTAATTATTGCTGTTTATCTTGTTTTAATTATGTTGCTTAGTTTGCTGATATTTAATATTCCAACCATCTATGATACTTTGACTAATAATAAGGTAGAAGAAATAAAACAGGAAGTTTTAAATGTGCTTGATGCAGGCGGCAGTGAGGCAGCAATGGCGGAGGCCTTTGCTGCAATTACTGAGAGCAAGAGTGCTGAGCTGGTGGTTATTTCACCAGCGGCACCAATTTATTCATCGATGCCAACCACTGATTTTGCATTGTTGAATGAGTCTATCAGCCCGGATGTTTTGAACTATCAGGGTGCATTTCTTTATTCGGGGCAGGATGGTACTGAGTATCAGGTTTGGCTGGCAGTTTATCAGTTGAGTCCACAATTTTTATTTGAGGTAGTACTTGCAATTGTTATTGGCGGGGTTATTTTACTTTGTGCCATCATTATTGTGATGATTGTTATTATGTTCCGAAATTTGATTTCGCCGCTGACCCGGCTACGCGATAATATTTTTAAATTGAAAGAGTACCGACTGAACGAAGTGGCGCCGATCGATGCGGACAGTGAATATGATTTGTTATCAGAAGAGCTGAGTTATTTTACTGATGATCTTCGCGGGAAGTTTGATTCTATCGGTGTACAATATACCTTGTTGGAACGTGAATTACAGGAGCGCCAGGAAGTTTATCGGGATAAACTTCAACTTGTTCGGGCTTTAATCCATGATCTGAAAGCACCGCTTAGTATTGAGGAGATGCAGATTGATCAGGTGCGCAAGCTGGTTGAGGGTGATGCTGAGGCAACGGCAATTTTAAATGAGATGGAGCATAATAATCAGTACTTGATGAGTGAAATTGTTGATTCGTTGCAGATTCTAAAACAGGAGCGTGGTTCAGCGATTGCACAGAAGCAAGATGTTGATATTATTGAAGTGGTGCGAACAATGATTCGTAAGTTCAAGCCGTTATTTAAGGAACGTAAGATTAAGCATTATCTTGATGGGCCACGGAATCTAAATATTTTTATTGATCCGATTCAGTTGAAGCAGCTGATTCATAATGTGATTGCCAATGCGTGCAGTTATACTGAGGCAGGCGGTAAGTTTGAATTAGAAATTTATCAGCAGGATAGTGAGATTGTTTTGCAGGCGTATAATGATTTGCAGGATACCAGTCAGATTGATTTTGAACGCGTATTCGATTTGTTTTATTCAGCCGGAGCTGAGAATCCGAATGCAACCGGGATTGGTATGTATACAATCAAGACAATGGTTGCTGCTAATAATGGGGTTTGTACATTCAGTCCGGTAGGTGATGGCGTGTGTTTGGAAATTCGTTTGCCGCTAGGTGAGCCTGAGGCAGGTGATCAGCATGCGTAA
- a CDS encoding response regulator transcription factor, translating to MKRILFVDDDPQYQEVIRDLLVLEGYAVDCADNAADGLRLFREGVYDLVISDLMMVSIDGHQFLSLLRKYDEDVKVVILTGSDDEEDELKSFDLHATEYLKKSTSINIILKRLESAMRQSSEKKVEHLYSDYEDLEVDIKKRLVVKEGEEQHLTGKEFALLLFFLKNKNVVLTREEILKTIWRMSDAFGDLRTVDTYVKKLRAKLELSSIVSIRGIGYEWVE from the coding sequence ATGAAGCGTATTTTGTTTGTGGATGATGATCCGCAGTATCAAGAAGTAATTCGTGATTTGTTAGTTTTAGAGGGCTATGCAGTAGACTGTGCTGACAATGCAGCGGATGGGTTAAGGTTATTCCGAGAAGGAGTTTATGACCTGGTAATAAGTGATTTAATGATGGTTTCAATTGATGGGCATCAATTTTTGTCGTTGTTGCGGAAGTATGATGAGGATGTGAAGGTTGTTATTTTAACTGGTTCGGATGATGAAGAAGATGAGTTGAAGAGTTTTGACTTGCATGCGACTGAATATCTAAAGAAATCAACTTCAATTAATATTATATTGAAGCGTTTAGAGAGTGCAATGCGACAATCAAGTGAAAAGAAAGTTGAGCATCTCTACAGTGATTACGAAGATTTAGAAGTAGATATTAAGAAGCGGCTGGTGGTTAAAGAAGGCGAGGAGCAGCATCTTACCGGTAAGGAGTTTGCATTATTGTTGTTTTTTCTGAAAAATAAGAATGTTGTCTTAACCCGGGAAGAGATTTTAAAAACTATTTGGCGCATGAGTGATGCTTTTGGTGATTTACGGACGGTTGATACATACGTAAAAAAATTACGGGCAAAACTTGAGCTTTCAAGTATTGTTTCAATTAGGGGTATAGGTTATGAATGGGTTGAATAA
- a CDS encoding ROK family transcriptional regulator, which yields MEVVDVSVSRKINTRILLETIIENPGISRADLSRATGLNKATVSYIIKELEDEGLIVFRNEKITTGARQALAIDFNKEAGQQIVIELKRDHIGGFLVNLLGEFEYQTALSIEDKEYDVIKDDIIQVIQKIMSYADQQRVIAIGIVVPATVTLDKKINFASYFNWKNVDLRYDIEQHFGIETFLENEANLGAIAENNVYFHDTKDLININIDSGVGLGVVLDGQIQYGYSGFLGEFGHTTLVPNGKLCSCGNRGCFELYTSEHYVLEHYEALRGTKASVSEFIEALREEEAYALAVYTEFIEYFTIGIHNLLVLLNPEIVVINSRIISEYAPSVEYVKAMLVSKEINYCDIVVSKLPDTSSVIGMSNVITKSFLGIEKLSLFR from the coding sequence ATGGAAGTTGTAGATGTGTCGGTATCGCGCAAGATTAATACGCGCATTTTATTGGAGACAATTATTGAGAATCCGGGAATTTCGCGGGCTGATTTGTCGCGTGCTACGGGGCTGAATAAGGCAACGGTTTCTTACATTATTAAGGAACTTGAAGATGAGGGTTTGATTGTTTTTCGTAATGAGAAGATTACTACCGGAGCGCGGCAGGCTTTGGCGATAGATTTTAATAAAGAGGCCGGCCAGCAGATTGTGATTGAGCTGAAGCGCGATCATATTGGTGGTTTTTTAGTCAATCTTTTGGGTGAGTTTGAGTATCAAACGGCGCTTTCGATTGAGGATAAGGAGTATGATGTCATCAAGGATGATATCATACAAGTAATTCAAAAAATTATGAGCTATGCTGATCAGCAACGGGTGATTGCAATTGGGATTGTTGTGCCGGCGACGGTTACTTTAGATAAGAAGATTAATTTTGCTTCGTATTTTAATTGGAAAAATGTTGATTTGCGTTATGATATTGAGCAACATTTTGGGATTGAAACGTTTTTGGAAAATGAGGCAAACTTAGGGGCGATTGCTGAGAATAATGTTTATTTTCATGACACGAAAGATTTGATTAATATTAATATTGATAGTGGTGTTGGGCTTGGAGTTGTTTTAGATGGTCAGATTCAATATGGCTATAGCGGCTTTTTAGGTGAGTTTGGGCATACAACCCTGGTACCTAATGGTAAGTTGTGTTCATGTGGTAATCGTGGTTGTTTTGAGCTGTATACCTCAGAACATTATGTGCTTGAACATTATGAAGCGTTGCGCGGAACGAAGGCGAGCGTGAGCGAGTTTATTGAGGCGTTACGCGAGGAAGAGGCGTATGCCTTGGCAGTTTATACTGAGTTTATTGAGTATTTTACGATTGGTATTCATAATTTGCTGGTGTTGCTTAATCCTGAAATTGTGGTTATTAATAGTCGTATTATCAGTGAGTACGCGCCGAGTGTTGAGTATGTGAAGGCAATGCTGGTTTCCAAGGAGATTAATTACTGTGATATTGTTGTTTCTAAATTACCGGATACTTCGAGCGTTATTGGGATGTCAAATGTGATTACTAAATCGTTCTTAGGGATTGAAAAGCTTTCTTTATTTCGATGA
- the xylB gene encoding xylulokinase yields the protein MAYIGIDLGTSAVKLIIMDRNGSVMRTVSKDYPNHFPQSGWSEQDPLDWYNRTIEGLAELIVGFEHQIEAISFSGQMHGLVLLDEHDAVIRPAILWNDQRTTAECRYLNEDIGIDTLNRLTANKALTGFTAPKVLWVRAHEPEHFARINKIMLPKDYLLYRLSGCFATDVSDASGTLYFDVEHRCWSAAMLDILGIKEQQLPKVFESFQVVGHLHAELAAKLGLPANVKVVAGGGDQAVGAIGTGSVDDRMCSLALGTSGVVYVATDTFTPDNTNAMHVFADGSGYYHIMGVMLSAAGSLKWWRETVLGNSNYSGLDGELAASQDNAVFFLPYLSGERTPINDADARGLFIGMDNATSSTDMTRAVVEGVTFALYDSLCVIRNMGIQVDTVRVTGGGAKNNFWCQLIADVMHVRVERLAQEEGPAYGAAILAAVGSGAFADVRSACHQLIQVQQVLEPSDTRVSYYRKKYGQFKEIYPSVQGLYKTLLSR from the coding sequence ATGGCTTATATAGGAATAGATTTAGGTACTTCGGCAGTTAAGTTAATAATAATGGATAGAAACGGTTCGGTTATGCGAACCGTTTCTAAAGATTATCCCAATCATTTTCCGCAGTCAGGTTGGTCAGAACAAGATCCGCTGGATTGGTATAACCGAACTATTGAAGGTCTGGCTGAATTAATAGTCGGTTTTGAGCATCAAATTGAAGCTATTAGTTTCTCAGGGCAAATGCATGGGTTGGTGCTGCTTGATGAGCATGATGCAGTTATCCGGCCGGCAATTTTATGGAACGACCAGCGAACGACAGCGGAGTGTCGGTATTTAAATGAGGATATTGGTATTGATACCTTGAATCGATTGACGGCTAATAAGGCGTTGACGGGTTTTACGGCGCCAAAGGTGCTGTGGGTACGCGCGCATGAACCAGAGCATTTTGCGCGAATAAATAAAATAATGTTGCCGAAGGACTACTTGCTTTATCGCTTGAGTGGTTGTTTTGCTACCGATGTAAGTGATGCATCGGGGACATTGTATTTTGATGTTGAGCATCGATGCTGGTCAGCGGCGATGTTGGATATTCTGGGAATTAAAGAGCAGCAATTGCCGAAAGTTTTTGAGAGTTTTCAAGTGGTTGGTCATTTGCATGCTGAATTGGCAGCAAAACTTGGGCTACCAGCAAATGTAAAGGTTGTTGCTGGTGGTGGCGATCAAGCAGTTGGTGCCATTGGAACCGGTAGTGTGGATGATCGCATGTGCTCACTTGCGTTAGGAACAAGTGGTGTTGTATATGTTGCAACCGACACATTTACTCCGGACAACACCAATGCTATGCATGTTTTTGCTGATGGTAGCGGTTATTACCACATCATGGGTGTGATGCTTTCGGCGGCAGGCAGTTTGAAGTGGTGGCGCGAAACAGTGCTGGGTAATAGTAATTATTCTGGACTTGATGGCGAACTTGCGGCAAGTCAAGATAATGCTGTGTTTTTCTTGCCGTATTTGAGTGGTGAGCGGACACCGATTAATGATGCTGATGCTCGTGGTTTATTTATTGGTATGGATAATGCTACCAGTAGTACTGATATGACGCGTGCAGTGGTTGAGGGTGTTACTTTTGCTTTATATGATTCGCTTTGTGTGATTCGTAATATGGGTATTCAGGTGGATACTGTACGGGTTACCGGCGGTGGTGCCAAAAATAATTTTTGGTGCCAGTTGATTGCTGATGTGATGCATGTGCGGGTTGAACGGTTGGCACAGGAAGAAGGTCCGGCGTATGGTGCTGCGATTCTGGCAGCGGTTGGCAGCGGCGCGTTTGCTGATGTGCGCAGTGCCTGTCATCAATTGATTCAGGTACAGCAGGTGTTGGAGCCGAGCGACACGCGGGTAAGTTACTATCGCAAAAAGTATGGTCAGTTTAAAGAAATATATCCTAGCGTCCAGGGGCTTTATAAAACGCTATTAAGTCGGTAA
- the xylA gene encoding xylose isomerase — MYFKQDKIQYLGASSKEPFAFKYYNADELVAGKPMSEHLKFAMSYWHTLTAMGVDPFGMETMFRPWDDTTDAMEQAKARVYAGFEFMEKLGLRYFCFHDKDIAPLGKTITETNANLDVIVDIIEAEMKRTGIKLLWGTTNAFAHPRFMHGAATSPNADVFAYAAAQVKKAMEITKRLGGEGYVFWGGREGYETLLNTDMKREQNHLAAFLQMAANYADEIGFDGGLFIEPKPKEPTKHQYDFDAATVVGFLKTYNLDGRFKLNLETNHATLAGHTFHHEIQVAIQHGLLGSIDINYGDVLLGWDTDQFPTNIYDAVLTMYELLKLGGLPQGGLNFDAKVRRGSFTEEDLLLAYIAGMDTYAKGLKVAARLLEDGVLEQFIQERYASYDQGIGAKIEAGTTNLNELADYVVAHEGELSNQSGRQEWLEATLNQYIFETK, encoded by the coding sequence ATGTATTTTAAACAAGATAAGATTCAATACTTAGGAGCATCGAGCAAAGAACCGTTTGCTTTTAAATATTATAATGCTGATGAATTGGTTGCCGGAAAACCAATGTCAGAACATTTAAAGTTTGCAATGTCATATTGGCATACATTGACGGCAATGGGTGTTGATCCATTCGGTATGGAAACAATGTTCCGGCCTTGGGACGATACTACTGATGCGATGGAGCAAGCTAAAGCACGTGTATACGCTGGTTTTGAATTTATGGAAAAACTGGGGTTAAGATATTTTTGTTTTCATGACAAAGATATTGCACCGCTTGGTAAAACGATTACGGAAACTAATGCAAATTTAGATGTGATTGTTGACATTATTGAAGCGGAGATGAAACGTACCGGTATTAAATTGCTTTGGGGTACAACCAATGCTTTTGCGCACCCGCGTTTTATGCATGGCGCAGCAACGAGTCCGAATGCGGATGTTTTTGCTTATGCGGCAGCACAAGTGAAAAAGGCAATGGAGATTACCAAACGTCTTGGTGGCGAAGGCTACGTTTTCTGGGGCGGCCGTGAAGGGTATGAAACTTTGTTGAATACCGATATGAAACGTGAGCAAAATCATTTGGCGGCGTTTCTGCAAATGGCAGCGAACTATGCTGATGAAATTGGGTTTGATGGTGGCTTATTTATTGAGCCGAAACCAAAAGAGCCGACAAAACATCAATATGATTTTGATGCGGCAACAGTTGTTGGATTCTTAAAAACCTATAACTTGGATGGTCGATTCAAATTAAATTTGGAAACGAATCATGCAACTTTAGCGGGACATACTTTCCATCATGAAATCCAAGTAGCAATTCAGCATGGATTGTTGGGTAGTATTGATATTAATTATGGTGATGTGTTATTGGGATGGGATACTGACCAGTTTCCAACTAATATTTATGATGCGGTTTTAACAATGTATGAATTGTTAAAACTCGGCGGACTTCCTCAGGGTGGTTTGAATTTTGATGCTAAAGTACGGCGTGGTTCATTTACTGAAGAAGATTTGTTGTTAGCGTATATTGCCGGAATGGATACATATGCTAAGGGCTTGAAGGTTGCTGCCCGGTTGCTTGAGGATGGCGTACTTGAACAGTTTATTCAAGAGCGGTATGCGAGTTATGATCAGGGTATTGGTGCTAAAATTGAGGCTGGAACAACGAATCTTAATGAGCTTGCTGATTATGTTGTTGCGCACGAGGGTGAATTGAGCAATCAGTCGGGACGTCAGGAATGGCTTGAGGCGACGTTGAATCAATATATCTTTGAGACTAAGTAA
- the yicI gene encoding alpha-xylosidase, translating to MKFTDGFWMMQKEYTLHPATEIVDYRITDSSLQLFAATKKINHRGDTLDDGLLTIEFRSPLTDIIQVTIKHFDGIYEKGPHFELNEQQVPVEITDGDCLMFKSGHTRVEINKQDWQLQYFYDERKLTSSSWRSTAYINGEKQSYLREQLDLGINEQIYGLGERFAPFVKNGQAVDIWNEDGGTASEQSYKSIPFYLSSNGYGVFTNHPEKVSYEVASEVVSRVQFSVAGEKLDYYIIGGAEPKDVLMKYTDLTGKPPVPPLWSFGLWLSTSFTTQYDEATVNSFLDKMEAYQIPLSVFHYDCFWMKGYEWTNFEWDPEVFPEPEAMLARLRKKGLKICVWINPYIGQKAPLFHEGKEKGYLLKNLNGDVWQWNKWQAGMGIVDFTNPDAKAWYQDHLRRLMDMGVDSFKTDFGERIPVDVQWFDGSDPQKMHNYYTHLYNEAVFEVLQEKSPQDALVFARSATVGGQKFPVHWGGDCSSNYASMAESLRGGLSLTLSGFGFWSHDISGFENTATPDVYKRWSQFGLLSTHSRLHGNTSYRVPWDFGDEAVEVVRYFSELKNQLAPYLYNNAILTAKTGLPSMRAMMLQYPNDLNCRYLDLQYMLGEDILVAPIFNENGEASYYLPHGKWTHLLSHEVRDGGTWHHDTYDYFSLPLYVAENTILPFGQVKSRIDYSFAENTVFHLYQINDASYSLHDEQGHVLGTIQAKDTDGYITISHNFDFNITVKVFAKDKVIEQQDIPQQAIINY from the coding sequence ATGAAATTTACTGATGGATTTTGGATGATGCAAAAAGAATATACTTTGCATCCGGCGACAGAAATTGTTGATTATCGGATTACCGATTCAAGTTTGCAGTTATTTGCTGCTACAAAAAAGATTAATCATCGCGGTGATACTTTAGATGATGGGTTACTTACAATTGAATTTCGTTCACCGCTTACAGATATTATACAGGTAACGATTAAACATTTTGATGGTATTTACGAGAAGGGTCCGCATTTTGAGTTGAATGAACAGCAAGTACCGGTTGAGATTACCGATGGTGATTGTTTGATGTTCAAGAGCGGTCATACGCGTGTTGAAATCAATAAACAAGATTGGCAGTTGCAGTACTTTTATGACGAACGCAAGCTGACCTCGAGCAGCTGGCGTTCGACGGCTTATATTAATGGCGAAAAACAGAGTTATCTTCGTGAACAGCTGGATTTAGGTATCAATGAGCAGATTTATGGTCTTGGTGAGCGGTTTGCTCCTTTTGTGAAGAATGGGCAGGCAGTTGATATTTGGAATGAGGATGGCGGAACCGCTTCTGAGCAGTCGTATAAGAGTATTCCGTTTTATTTATCGAGTAATGGTTATGGTGTGTTTACAAATCATCCGGAAAAAGTGTCGTATGAAGTGGCGAGTGAGGTTGTTTCACGGGTGCAGTTTAGTGTTGCCGGTGAGAAGCTTGACTATTACATTATTGGTGGTGCGGAGCCTAAAGATGTGTTGATGAAGTATACCGATTTAACTGGTAAGCCACCGGTGCCGCCGTTATGGAGTTTTGGTTTATGGTTGTCGACCAGTTTCACGACGCAATATGATGAGGCGACAGTAAATTCATTTTTAGATAAGATGGAAGCTTATCAGATTCCTTTGTCAGTTTTTCATTATGATTGCTTCTGGATGAAGGGATATGAGTGGACGAATTTTGAGTGGGATCCGGAAGTGTTTCCTGAGCCGGAAGCGATGTTAGCTCGTTTGCGGAAAAAAGGTTTGAAGATTTGTGTTTGGATTAATCCATATATTGGGCAAAAGGCACCGCTTTTCCATGAGGGCAAAGAAAAAGGATATCTGTTGAAGAATCTTAATGGTGACGTTTGGCAGTGGAATAAGTGGCAAGCGGGAATGGGCATTGTTGATTTTACTAATCCTGATGCTAAAGCTTGGTACCAAGATCATTTGCGACGGTTAATGGACATGGGTGTTGACTCGTTTAAGACTGATTTTGGTGAGCGGATTCCAGTTGATGTTCAATGGTTTGATGGCAGTGATCCGCAAAAAATGCATAATTATTATACGCATTTGTATAATGAGGCTGTTTTTGAGGTGTTGCAGGAAAAGAGTCCGCAAGATGCGCTTGTGTTTGCGCGATCAGCTACGGTTGGCGGGCAGAAGTTTCCGGTTCATTGGGGCGGCGATTGTTCATCGAATTATGCTTCAATGGCGGAAAGTTTACGTGGCGGTTTATCACTGACTTTATCTGGGTTTGGCTTCTGGTCACATGATATTTCCGGTTTTGAGAATACGGCAACTCCGGATGTTTATAAACGTTGGTCACAGTTCGGCTTATTATCTACGCATTCGCGATTACATGGCAATACTTCATATCGGGTGCCTTGGGATTTTGGTGATGAGGCTGTAGAAGTAGTGCGGTATTTTTCAGAGTTAAAAAATCAACTGGCACCATATTTATATAATAACGCGATTCTTACTGCGAAGACTGGCTTACCTTCGATGCGGGCGATGATGTTGCAGTATCCAAATGATCTTAATTGTCGTTATCTTGATTTACAGTATATGTTGGGTGAGGATATTTTAGTTGCACCGATTTTTAACGAAAACGGTGAGGCAAGTTATTACTTGCCTCATGGGAAGTGGACGCATTTGTTATCACATGAGGTGCGTGATGGTGGAACTTGGCACCATGATACTTATGATTATTTTAGCTTACCGTTGTATGTGGCAGAGAATACGATTTTACCTTTTGGTCAGGTTAAAAGCAGAATTGACTATTCATTTGCTGAAAATACGGTTTTCCATTTGTATCAAATTAATGATGCAAGTTATAGCTTGCATGATGAACAAGGTCATGTGTTAGGAACTATTCAGGCAAAAGATACTGATGGGTATATTACTATCAGTCACAACTTTGATTTTAATATTACAGTTAAAGTGTTTGCCAAAGATAAAGTTATTGAGCAACAGGATATCCCACAACAAGCAATTATCAATTATTAG
- a CDS encoding carbohydrate ABC transporter permease, which yields MKRLKNISVEAFTIVLFLLFLVPFVILVINTGKDSNSIIDSALALPENWGQFITNIQLILTDPTVAYITSFVSSVIITVVSLVVIVLASSLCAWGLVRNKNKLSSIIFLVFVASMVIPFQVVMFPLVSWYKMITDATGIELLRSYLGIILAYGGFGVALSVFLYHGFIKSIPLELEEAAMMEGCNQFQLFFKIIFPILRPITVTVVILNGIWIWNDFLLPVQILGKGNAIQTLPIAVVNFVGSFVTQWNLVLTAALLAIIPIVIVYLFLQKHIIKGMVDGAVK from the coding sequence ATGAAACGTTTGAAAAATATTTCGGTTGAGGCGTTTACGATTGTATTATTTTTACTGTTTTTAGTTCCATTTGTTATTTTGGTGATTAATACCGGTAAGGATAGTAACTCAATTATTGATAGTGCTTTGGCATTGCCGGAGAACTGGGGACAGTTTATTACTAATATTCAGCTTATTTTAACTGATCCAACGGTGGCATATATTACTTCTTTTGTTTCTTCGGTTATTATTACAGTGGTATCATTAGTAGTGATTGTATTGGCGTCTTCGTTATGTGCATGGGGCTTAGTGCGGAATAAAAATAAGCTTTCTTCAATCATTTTCTTGGTTTTTGTAGCTAGTATGGTTATTCCGTTCCAGGTGGTTATGTTCCCACTGGTAAGTTGGTACAAAATGATTACTGATGCCACGGGTATTGAATTATTGCGTTCATATTTAGGTATCATCTTAGCCTATGGTGGTTTTGGCGTAGCACTCAGTGTATTTCTCTATCATGGATTTATTAAATCTATTCCGCTTGAACTTGAAGAGGCGGCGATGATGGAGGGGTGCAATCAGTTTCAATTGTTTTTCAAAATCATTTTCCCGATTTTGCGACCAATAACAGTAACAGTGGTTATTTTAAATGGTATTTGGATTTGGAATGATTTCCTTTTACCGGTACAGATTTTAGGAAAAGGGAATGCGATTCAAACCCTGCCAATTGCAGTTGTAAACTTTGTCGGTTCATTTGTAACTCAATGGAACTTAGTGTTAACAGCAGCGTTACTGGCAATCATCCCGATTGTGATTGTATACTTATTTTTACAAAAACATATTATCAAGGGTATGGTCGATGGCGCAGTTAAATAG